The DNA segment CGGAGAAGGACCGATGACACCCGAACACACCACCACGGAGCCCGTCGCCGTGATCGAGGGACTGCGCGTGGAGATCGGCGGACGCACCGTGCTCGACGGCGTGGACCTCCGCCTGCGGCCCGGCCGCATCACCGCGCTGACCGGCGGATCGGGCAGCGGCAAGACGACCACCGGGCTCGCCCTGCTCGGCGAGTACCCGCCCGGAGCGCGGGTGACCGGCCGCGTACGCGCACAGCGGGGCCTGATCGGCTACGTGCCCCAGCACCCGGCGGCCGTGCTCAACCCGGCCCGCCGCGTCGGCGCACTCCTCACGGACATCGCCCGCACCCGCGTGCGGCACCTGCCCCGCTCCCGGCGCCGGGCCGCCGCGCGGGAACGGGTGCTCGACGCGCTGGCCCGCGTCCGGCTGCCGGCGGACGGACGGCTGTTGCGCCGCTTCCCCCACCAGCTCTCCGGCGGACAGCAGCAGCGCGTGGTGCTCGCCCAGATGCTGCTGCTCGGCGCCCGCGCCGTCGTCGCCGACGAACCGACCACCGGACAGGACGCGCTCACCAAGCGCGGCGTCGTGGACCTGCTGGCCGACGTGGCCCGGCAGGGCATCGCCGTCCTCCTGCTCAGCCACGACCGGGACGTGGTGCGCGCGCTCGCCGACGAGGTGGTCGTCCTGCACGACGGCCGGGTACGCGACGCCGCCCCGGCGGCCCTGCCCGCCACCCGGACCCCGCTGGGCGGCACGGGAAGCGGCGAAGCGCTGCTCGACGTGCGCGCACTGGTCGCACGGCACGGCCGGACGACCGTCCTCGACCGCGTCTCGCTCACCGTCCGCACCGGGGAGTGCCTCGCCGTCGTGGGCCGCTCCGGAAGCGGCAAGACGACACTGGCGCGCTGCCTGAGCGGCCTGCACCCGCGCCACGACGGGGCCGTCCTCCTCGGCGGCCGGACCCTCCCGCCCGGCCTGCGCGACCGCTCCCGGAGCCGGCTCGCCGAGGTGCAGTACGTCTTCCAGGACGCGAAGGCCGCCTTCGACGCGTACCGCCCGGTCCTCGACCAGGTGGCGCGGACCGCGGTACGGCTGCGCGGAGCGGCCCCGGCCGCGGCGAGGCGCGAGGCGCTGACGCTGCTGGCCGCCCTGGGACTCGCGGCGGAGGAGGCGGCCCGCCGCCCCGGAGCCCTGTCCGGCGGCGAACTCCAGCGTGCGGCCCTGGCCCGAGCCGCCCTGGCCCGCCCCGGGGTCCTGCTGTGCGACGAGATCACCTCGGGCCTGGACCCCCGGTCCCGCGACACGGTCCTCACCCTGCTCGACGGCCTGCTGCGCTCGGGGCGCGTCGAGGCGCTGATCCTGATCACCCACGACCTGGACACCGCCGCCAGGGCGCACCGCATCGCGGTGATGGACGCCGGCAGGGTGGTGGAGACGGGCCCGACACCACGGGTGCTGGCCGCGCCGGAGCACCCGTTCACCAGGGAGCTGCTGGCCGCGCGTCCACCGGCTTCCGTTCCGGGCACACCGGTGTGCTGAACTGTCCGGGTACCGTTCGATTCAGGAGCATCCTTGAACAGCTACCGGCAGCCCGGCCTCGTCCTCACCGACCACCGCTTCACCGTCCCGCTGGACCACGCCGACCCCGGCGGTGAGCAGATCGAGATCTTCGGCCGGGAGATCGTGGCCTCGTCGCGGGCGGACCAGGACCTGCCCTGGCTGCTCTACCTGGAGGGCGGCCCCGGCTTCGGCGCCCGCCGCTTCACCGGCGCGGAGGCCTGGCTCGGACGGGCGGTACGGGAATTCCGGGTGCTCCTGCTCGACCAGCGCGGCACCGGCCTGTCCACGCCCGCCAACCGGCAGACGCTGCCGCTGCGCGGCGGCCCCCGCGAGCAGGCCGACTACCTCGCGCACTTCCGCGCGGACAACATCGTGCGCGACTGCGAGGCCATCCGCCCCCGGCTCACCGGCGGCGCCCCCTGGACGGTCCTCGGCCAGTCCTTCGGCGGCTTCTGCGCCGTGCGCTACCTCTCGGCCGCGCCCGAGGGGCTGAACACCGTCCTGATCACCGGCGGCCTGCCCTCCCTGGACGCCCACGCGGACGACGTCTACCGGGCCGCGTACCCCCGGATCGAACGCAAGGTCGCCGCGCACTACGCCCGCTACCCGCAGGACGTCGCACGCGCCCGCGAGATCACCGCCCACCTCGCGGAGCACCGCCCGGAGAGCGCCGGACACCGGCTGACGCCCGAGGGCTTCCAGTCCCTCGGCATCCTGCTCGGCGGCGGCAGCGGCAGCCACCAGCTGCACTACCTCCTGGAGAACGCCTTCGTCCGCACCCCGCACGGCACCGAACTGTCGGACACCTTCCAGGAGGGCATGCGCGCCGCGACCTCCTTCGCCGGACACCCCCTGTACGCCGTGATGCACGAGGCCATCTACGGCCAGGGCGGCCGGGCCACCGACTGGTCGGCCGAGCGGGTTCGCGCCGAGTTCCCGCAGTTCGACGCGGCAGAGGCCTTCGCGGGCGGCGGCCCGGTCCTCTTCACGGGCGAGAGCATCCACCCGTGGCACTTCGAGGTGGACCCGGCGCTGCGCCCGCTGCGCGAGACCGCCGGCCTGCTCGCGGCCCGCACCGACTGGGCGCCCCTGTACGACCCCGCGCGGCTCGCCGCCAACGAGGTGCCCGTGGCCGCCGCCGTCTACCACGACGACATGTACGTCGACACCGCCCACGCGCTGCGCACCGCCGCCGCGATCCGGGGACTGCGCACCTGGGTGACCGACGAGTTCGAGCACGACGGGCTGCGCGCGGGCGGACCGCGCGTCCTGGACCGGCTGCTCGCCCTGGTCCGCGACGAGGTCTGAGACAGCGCCGGGGCCGGCCGCGTACCGGCGCGGCCGGCCCCGGCGTGTGCCGGCGGCCTCAGCCCTGCAGGGCGTCCAGCGTGGTGCGCAGGTCCGCCGCCGAGCGCGGCGCCCGGTTGTGCGGAAGCCGCGACAGGGCCGCCGCCATGCCGCAGGTGTTGGTGACGGCGGAGAAGACGAGCCCGGAGCCGACCCCGGCCGACAGCCAGCGCGCCGCCGGATACCGGAGCCCCGCCAGCAGACCGGCCACCACGAGCGACCCGGCGGCGAGCCGCACCTGGCGCTCCATCGGCCAGACCGTCCGCGCACCCTCCGGACGCTCCAGTCCGTGGCCCGCGGTCTCCCAGGCGGAGGTGCCGCCGCCGAGCGTCGCGGCTTCGATGTCGGCCGCCGCCAGGACGTCGCAGGCGCGCGTCGAGCGGGTGCCCGAGGCGCAGACCACGAGCAGGGCGCCGCGGGCGGACGCCGACTTGAGGGCGGGCAGCGCCTCGTCGAGACGGTCGAGCGGTATGTTCAGCGCCCCCGGCACATGGCCGGTCGCGTACTCACCGGGTGCCCGTACGTCGATCACGGTGAACTCCGCGAGCCGGGCGGCCGCCTGTGCGGGGGAGAGGGAAACGGGGGTGGTCACGAGCTGTGTTCCTTTCGTTCACCGGGTATGCGGCGGATATCGCTCCCGCCTGCCCCGGATCGCCCAGGATACCCCCCTGGGTATGAAGGCCGAGGTGTCGCGGATTCCGGCCCGCCCCCGCCCCGTGCCCGTTAGCCTGCCGATATGACCGATCAGACCGATCAACTGAAGCCCATGCCCGAGGACTGGCAGCGCGCGCTCGCCGTCGTGGCCCACCCCGACGATCTGGAGTACGGCTGTGCGGCGGCGGTGGCCGGCTGGACCGACGCCGGGCGTGAGATCACGTATCTGCTCGCCACCAGGGGCGAGGCCGGCATCGACACGCTGGAACCCGAGAAGTGCGGACCCCTGCGCGAGCAGGAGCAGCGCGCGAGCGCGGCCGTCGTGGGCGTCACGGACGTCGAGTTCCTGGACCACCGTGACGGGGTGATCGAGTACGGCATCCCGCTGCGCCGCGAGATCGCCGCCGCCATCCGCAGACACCGCCCCGAGCTGGTCATCACGCTCAACCACCGGGACACCTGGGGCGGCGTCCTCTGGAACACTCCCGACCACCGCGCGGTCGGCCGGGCCACCCTGGACGCGGCGGCCGACGCGGGCAACCGCTGGATCTTCCCGGAACTGGTGGAGCAGGGCCTCCAGCCGTGGGACGGAGTGCGCTGGGTGGCGGTGGCCGGATCGTCCTCGCCGACGCACGCGGTGGACGCCACCGCCGGTCTCGAACGGTCCGTGCGGTCCCTCCTGGCCCACCGCACCTACATCGAGGTCCTGACGGACGAGGAGCCCGAGGCGTACTGCCGGGACTTCCTCACCGGCTACGCCCAGGAGGTGGCCCCGCGTTTCGGTGGCCGCCCGGCCGTCCCGTTCGAACTCTTCACCCGCTGACCGGTCCGGCATCCCTGGGCCGGCCGGACCGACCGGCCCAGGTCTGTTCACAGGGCCAAGCAACCGCTTAGTATGCGCCGGAGCAGTGGTAACGCCGACAGTGTTGTGGAGGCCCCTCATGCAGGCATGGCGCGTGCACCGGAACGGAGAGCCGAGCGAGGTGATGCGGCTGGAGGAGACCGACCGGCCGGTGCCGGGCGACGGGCAGGTGGTCGTCGAGGTGCTCGCGGCCGGCATCAACTTCCCCGACGCGCTGCTCTGCCGGGGCCAGTACCAGGTGCGGCCCCCGCTGCCCTTCACCCCCGGCGTCGAGGTCTGCGGACGCACCGAGGACGGAAGCCGGGTGATCGCCACGCCCGCCCTGCCGCACGGCGGCCTCGCCCAGTACGTCGTCGCCGACGAGGCGGCCCTGCTGCCGGCGCCGGAGGCCCTCGACGACGCGGAGGCCGCCGCCCTGCACATCGGCTACCAGACCGGCTGGTTCGGGCTCCACCGCCGCGCGCACCTGAAGGCGGGCGAGACCCTGCTCGTGCACGCCGCCGCCGGCGGGGTCGGCAGCGCCGCCGTCCAGCTCGGCAAGGCCGCGGGCGCCATCGTCATCGGCGTCGTCGGCGGACCCGGCAAGGCGAAGACCGCCGCGGCGCTCGGCTGCGACCTCGTCATCGACCGGCACACCGAGGACATCGTCGCGGCGGTCAAGGAGTTCACCGGAGGCCGGGGCGCCGACGTCGTCTACGACCCGGTCGGCGGCGACGCGTACGCCAAGTCGGTCAAGTGCATCGCCTTCGAGGGGCGGATCGTCGTCGTCGGCTTCGCCTCCGGCACCATTCCCACGCCCGCCCTCAACCACGCCCTGGTGAAGAACTACTCCGTCCTCGGCCTGCACTGGGGCCTCTACAACACCAAGGACCCGCAGGCAGTACGCGACTGCCACCGGGAGCTGACCCGGCTCGCCACCGAAGGCACCGTCAAGCCGCTGATCAGCGAACGGGTCCCGATGGACCGGGCGGCGGCGGCCGTCCAGCGCGTCGCCGACGGCACCAGCACCGGCCGTATCGTCGTCCTCCCGTCAGGAGCCGCCCGATGAGCACCCCCGACGCCGGCGAACTGCGCCGCCGCACCCGCGCACTGCTCGCCGCACACCCCCCGGCCACCACCGGCCGCACCGAATTCCTCAAGGCGCGCTTCGACGCCGGACTCGCCTGGGTGCACTACCCGGTGGGCCTCGGCGGCCTGGCCGCGCCACGCTCCCTCCAGCCCGTCGTCGACGCCGAACTCGCCGCCGCCGGCGCCCCGGACAACGACCCCCGCCGCATCGGCATCGGCCTCGGCATGGCCGCCCCCACCATCCTCGGCTTCGGCACCGACGAACAGAAGGAGCGCTTCCTGCGGCCCCTGTGGGTGGGGGAGGAGGTCTGGTGCCAGCTGTTCAGCGAACCCGGCGCCGGCTCCGACCTCGCCGCCCTCGGCACGCGCGCCGTACGCGACGAAGAAGGCACCTGGGTGATCGACGGGCAGAAGGTCTGGACGTCCAGCGCCCACCTCGCCCGCTGGGCCATCCTCATCGCCCGCACCGACCCCGAAGCGCCCAAGCACCGCGGCATCAGCTACTTCATCTGCGACATGACCGACCCCGGCGTCGAGGTCCGGCCGCTGCGCCAGATCACCGGCGAGGCCGAGTTCAACGAGGTCTTCCTGACCGGAGTGCGCATCCCCGACAGCCACCGGCTCGGAGCGGTCGGCGAGGGCTGGAAGGTCGCCCGGACCACCCTCATGAACGAACGGGTCTCCATCGGCGGCTCCCGCATCCCCCGCGAGGGCGGCATGATCGGCCCCGTCGCCGCGACCTGGCGCGAACGGCCCGAACTGCGCACCCACGACCTCCATCAGCGCCTGCTCACCCTCTGGGTCGAGGCGGAGGTCGCCCGGCTCACCGGGGAGCGGCTGCGCCAGCAACTCGTCGCAGGGCAGCCGGGCCCCGAGGGCTCCGGCATGAAACTCGCCTTCGCGCGGCTCAACCAGGAGATCAGCGGCCTGGAGGTGGAACTCCTCGGCGACGATGGCCTGCTCTACGGCGACTGGACCATGCGGCGGCCCGAACGCGTCGACTTCACCGGCCGCGACGCCGGCTACCGCTACCTCCGCTCCAAGGGCAACTCCATCGAGGGCGGCACGAGCGAAGTACTGCTGAACATCGTCGCCGAACGCGTGCTCGGGCTGCCCGCCGAGCCGCGTGACGACAAGGACGTCGCCTGGAAGGACCTCTCCCGATGACCGCACCCACCCCGGCGGACCGGACACCCGAACTGCTGTACTCGCGGGACGAGGAGGACCTGCGCGCCGCCGTCCGCTCCCTGCTCGCCGGCCGGGCCGACGCGCCGTCCGTGATCGCCCGCGCCGAGTCCGACACGCCGTACGACCGGGAGCTGTGGCAGGCGCTCGCCACCGGCATCGGCGCCGCCGGACTCCTGGTGCCCGAGAGGCTGGACGGCCAGGGCGCCACGCACCGCGAGGCGGCCGTCGTGCTGGAGGAGCTGGGCCGCAGCGTCGCACCCGCGCCGTTCCTGACCAGCTCCGTCGTCGCCACCGAGACCCTGCTCGCGCTCGACACGCGGGACGGCCCGGTCGTCGGACTCCTCACCGAACTCGCGGAGGGGCGCAGGACGGCGGTGCTCGCGGTGCCGTTCTCGGCGTCGTCCGCCCCCATCGTCCCGCCGGACCGGCGAGCGGAGGGCGGCGGCCTGCACGCGGTGATCGGCCCGGTCGCGGACGCGGCTGCCGCCGACGTGCTGCTGGTCCCCGCCGCGGACGGGCTGTACGCCGTCGAGGCGGACGCGCCCGGCGTACGCGTCGAACCGCTCGTGGCGCTCGACCTCACCCGCCCGCTCGCCACCCTCACCCTCGACGGCGCGACCGGCACCCGACTCGCCGGCGCCGACGCCGCAGGGCGCGCGGTGGACCGGGGACTGCTGGCCGGAGCCGGGCTGCTCGCGTCGGAGCAGCTGGGACTCGCCGAGTGGTGCCTCACCGAGACGGTCCGCCACACCCGGGAGCGCCACCAGTTCAACCGGCCCATCGGCTCGTTCCAGGCGCTCAAACACCGAATGGCGCAGCTCTGGCTCGAAATCGTCTCCGCGCGCGCCGCCGCGCGAAACGCCGCCGACGCCCTGGCCGCGGACAGCCCCGACACGCCGCTGGCCGTCGCCGTCGCGCAGGCGTACTGCTCCCGGATCGCGGTCCACGCCGCCGAGGAGTGCGTGCAGTTGCACGGTGGCATCGGCATGACCTGGGAGCACCCCGCACACCTCTACCTCAAGCGGGCCAAGGCGGATGCCACCGCGTACGGCACGGCCGGACGCCACCGTGACACCGTCGCCGCACTGATGGAGCTGCCGGCGCCCTGAGACCCGAGCCCTACCCGTTTGGCGGACACACAAGTGCGCCGGACGGCCCCTCCGCTGCGCCACACTGACGCCGAATGCCGCACATCAGGCGCGGCGGAGGAGGGTGGCCATGGCTGTTTCGATCTCGGTGGTGCTGCTTCTGCTGATCCTCGCGGTGGTCTTCCTCCGCAGCGGCGGGCTGAAACTCTCCCACGCGCTGGTGTGCGGGATGCTCGGATTCCTGCTCGCAGGCACCAGCATGGCACCCACCATCCAGGACGGCATCATGGCGACCGCCGATGTGGTGAGCAGCATCAGGCCCTGACGGCCCGTCGCACGCACGGGCACGGACCGTACAGTGGCGGGCGGCTCACTCCGCGGGGGCTTCCCCCACCGCCTGTTCGGAACCGGGCAGCGACGCCGGAACCCTCGCCGACGCACCGTGCCGCACCGCCTCCACGGCGGCCGCGTGCAGGGCGCGGCTCGCCTCCTCCGAGGGGCAGGGCACGGGACTGCCCGCCATGGTGAACCAGTCGGCCGCATCGGTGTACTGCACGGTGATCTGTGCCGTGCCCTCGGCCCAAGTGGTGTGGATGGTCAGGTCGCCGTACAGCGGCGGCCCGCCCTCCTCGGTGAGCACGCCACCGTGCCCCGAGTACACTCCGCGCGTTGTCCAGGACGCCCACGTCATGGCTCCAGGCTCGCACCAAAGCGGCCGGATCGCGACCTGCGGGAACAGGTAATTCGGACTGTTGTCGCATCTTCGCCCATCGTGCACGAAATCCCCCCGGTACGCCCCGCGTTACGCGGGCCGGGGCGGGAAGACGGTCGATCGGGTGACACTGCCCGCCCGGTCCACATGCCGAAGCCGTACGGGGGTTAAGCATGCGGGCATGACACGTGATTCCCACGCCAAGAACACCGGATTCCTCCGTGCCCACCGGCTGCGCGCCGCCGGTGTCGCCTGCGTCGTCCTCTCCGCCGCCCTGCTGACCGGCTGCGGCCAGGACAGCGGCAGCGGCTCCACGACCGCGCAGACCTCCGAGGCGGCCCGCGCCGTCCCCGAGGCCACGAAGACTCCGTCCCCCACCGGGAGCGACACCGCGTCGCCGGCCCAGCTGACCGAGGACCAGAAGGAACGCAAGGAGCTGATCTCCGCCACCAAGGTCACCTACGACAAGGCCATCACCACGGCCGAGGACGCGGTGAGCGGCAGCAAGGTCGTCGACATCGAGCTCAAGAGCGCCAAGGACGCCGCCGACGACGAGAGCGCGAGCCCCAGCCCCTCACCCACCGGCAGCCCCTCTCCCACGGGCAGCCCCTCGCCGTCCGGCAGCCCCTCGCCCGGCGCCCCGCCCCAGTGGGTGGCGACCGTCGCCACCAAGACCGGCACCAAGCACAAGGTGCACATCGACGCCGTCTCCGGCAAGGTCCTCAGCTCCGCGGAGGAGTCCGACCAGGACACCGCCGACAAGGCCAAGACCGCCAAGCGGATGACCGAGGCCAAGCAGACGCCGCAGCAGGCGGCCAAGGCGGCCACGGACAAGAAGAAGGGCACGGTCACCTCCGTCGACCTGGACGAGAACGACCAGAACACCCTCGTCTGGCAGACCGACGTCGTGACCAAGGACTGGAAGAAGACGACCTTCGACGTCGACGCGTCCAACGGCTCGATCACCCACGAGGAGACCGACAACGACTGACGCCCCTCCCGCGTCCGACGGCCTCAGACCCCCGGCCCCCGGACCCAGGCCCCCGACCCTCGGACCCGAAGGTCCGGGGGCCGGGGGCTGCCCGCGTCAGGCAGATCGCACCGGCTCCGGCCGGCCGTCCGGAGCGTCCGGTGCGTCCGGTGACGCGAACTGCGTCCGGTACAGCTCCTCGTACCGCCCGCCCGCCGCCAGCAGCTCGGTATGCGTACCCCGCTCCACCACCCGGCCCTCCTCCACGACCAGAATCAGATCGGCGGCCCGCACCGTCGACAGCCGGTGCGCGATCACCAGGGCGGTGCGCCCCTCCAGCGCCTCGGCCAGGGCCTCCTGCACGACCGCCTCCGACGTGGAGTCGAGATGCGCGGTCGCCTCGTCCAGGATCACCACGCGCTGCCGGGCCAGCAGCAGCCGGGCGATGGTCAGCCGCTGCCGCTCCCCGCCCGAGAGCCGGTAGCCGCGCTCACCCACGACCGTGTCGAGCCCATCGGGCAGCGAGGCCACCAGTCCGTCCAGCCGGGCGCGCCGCAACGCGTCCCACACCTCGTCCTCGGTGGCGCCGGGCCTGGCCAGCAGAAGGTTGGCGCGCACCGAATCGTGGAAGAGATGCCCGTCCTGAGTGACCATCCCGAGCGTTTCGCGGATCGACTCGGCGGAAAGATCGCGCACGTCCACACCGTTCAGCCGCACCGCGCCCTCGTCGGCGTCGTACAGCCGGGGCAGGAGCTGGGCGATCGTCGACTTCCCGGCGCCCGACGAGCCGACCAGGGCGACCATGCGGCCGGGCGCGGCCCGGAACGACACCTCGTGCAGCACCCGCGTACCGCCGCGGGAGTCCAGCGTCGCGACCTCCTCCAGCGAGGCCAGCGACACCTTGTCGGCGGACGGGTAGCCGAAGGACACCCCGTCGAACTCCACCGACACCGGCCCCTCGGGCACCGTGCGGGCGTCCGGCTTCTCGGCGATCAGCGGCTTCAGGTCCAGGATCTCGAAGACCCGCTCGAAGCTCACCAGCGCGCTCATCACCTCGACCCGGGCACCGGCCAGCGCCGTCAGCGGGGCGTAGAGCCGGGTCAGCAGCAGGGCCAGCGTCACGACCGCGCCCGCCTCCAGGCTGCCGCGCAGCGCGTAGTAGCCGCCCAGGCCGTAGACCAGTGCCAGCGCCAGCGCGGACACCAGGGTCAGCGCCGTGATGAACGTGGACTGCGCCATCGCCGTACGGATGCCGATGTCCCGCACCCTTCCGGCGCGGGCCGCGAACTCGGCCGACTCGTCGGCGGGCCGCCCGAAGAGCTTCACCAGGGTGGCGCCGGGCGCCGAGAACCGCTCCGTCATCTGGGTACTCATCGCGGAGTTGTGCGCGGCGGCCTCACGCTGCATCCGGGCCATGCGGGAGCCCATCCGGCGGGCCGGCACGACGAACACCGGCAGCAGCACCAGCGCGAGCAGGGTGATCTGCCAGGAGATCGTCAGCATCACGGCCAGCGTCAGCA comes from the Streptomyces sp. NBC_00525 genome and includes:
- a CDS encoding ABC transporter ATP-binding protein, with amino-acid sequence MSMEVTAWSSLHSAINAQADRRPFSRATVRRIASFARPRRRQMYRFLLLSVVTALLAVATPLLAGRVVDAIVEGRDSGTVVRLALLIAVIAVAEAALGLLTRLLSATLGEGLILDLRTAVFDHVQRMPVAFFTRTRTGALVSRLNNDVIGAQRAFSNTLSGVVSNVVTLVLTLAVMLTISWQITLLALVLLPVFVVPARRMGSRMARMQREAAAHNSAMSTQMTERFSAPGATLVKLFGRPADESAEFAARAGRVRDIGIRTAMAQSTFITALTLVSALALALVYGLGGYYALRGSLEAGAVVTLALLLTRLYAPLTALAGARVEVMSALVSFERVFEILDLKPLIAEKPDARTVPEGPVSVEFDGVSFGYPSADKVSLASLEEVATLDSRGGTRVLHEVSFRAAPGRMVALVGSSGAGKSTIAQLLPRLYDADEGAVRLNGVDVRDLSAESIRETLGMVTQDGHLFHDSVRANLLLARPGATEDEVWDALRRARLDGLVASLPDGLDTVVGERGYRLSGGERQRLTIARLLLARQRVVILDEATAHLDSTSEAVVQEALAEALEGRTALVIAHRLSTVRAADLILVVEEGRVVERGTHTELLAAGGRYEELYRTQFASPDAPDAPDGRPEPVRSA
- a CDS encoding acyl-CoA dehydrogenase family protein, producing MTAPTPADRTPELLYSRDEEDLRAAVRSLLAGRADAPSVIARAESDTPYDRELWQALATGIGAAGLLVPERLDGQGATHREAAVVLEELGRSVAPAPFLTSSVVATETLLALDTRDGPVVGLLTELAEGRRTAVLAVPFSASSAPIVPPDRRAEGGGLHAVIGPVADAAAADVLLVPAADGLYAVEADAPGVRVEPLVALDLTRPLATLTLDGATGTRLAGADAAGRAVDRGLLAGAGLLASEQLGLAEWCLTETVRHTRERHQFNRPIGSFQALKHRMAQLWLEIVSARAAARNAADALAADSPDTPLAVAVAQAYCSRIAVHAAEECVQLHGGIGMTWEHPAHLYLKRAKADATAYGTAGRHRDTVAALMELPAP
- a CDS encoding ABC transporter ATP-binding protein is translated as MTPEHTTTEPVAVIEGLRVEIGGRTVLDGVDLRLRPGRITALTGGSGSGKTTTGLALLGEYPPGARVTGRVRAQRGLIGYVPQHPAAVLNPARRVGALLTDIARTRVRHLPRSRRRAAARERVLDALARVRLPADGRLLRRFPHQLSGGQQQRVVLAQMLLLGARAVVADEPTTGQDALTKRGVVDLLADVARQGIAVLLLSHDRDVVRALADEVVVLHDGRVRDAAPAALPATRTPLGGTGSGEALLDVRALVARHGRTTVLDRVSLTVRTGECLAVVGRSGSGKTTLARCLSGLHPRHDGAVLLGGRTLPPGLRDRSRSRLAEVQYVFQDAKAAFDAYRPVLDQVARTAVRLRGAAPAAARREALTLLAALGLAAEEAARRPGALSGGELQRAALARAALARPGVLLCDEITSGLDPRSRDTVLTLLDGLLRSGRVEALILITHDLDTAARAHRIAVMDAGRVVETGPTPRVLAAPEHPFTRELLAARPPASVPGTPVC
- a CDS encoding alpha/beta fold hydrolase, whose protein sequence is MNSYRQPGLVLTDHRFTVPLDHADPGGEQIEIFGREIVASSRADQDLPWLLYLEGGPGFGARRFTGAEAWLGRAVREFRVLLLDQRGTGLSTPANRQTLPLRGGPREQADYLAHFRADNIVRDCEAIRPRLTGGAPWTVLGQSFGGFCAVRYLSAAPEGLNTVLITGGLPSLDAHADDVYRAAYPRIERKVAAHYARYPQDVARAREITAHLAEHRPESAGHRLTPEGFQSLGILLGGGSGSHQLHYLLENAFVRTPHGTELSDTFQEGMRAATSFAGHPLYAVMHEAIYGQGGRATDWSAERVRAEFPQFDAAEAFAGGGPVLFTGESIHPWHFEVDPALRPLRETAGLLAARTDWAPLYDPARLAANEVPVAAAVYHDDMYVDTAHALRTAAAIRGLRTWVTDEFEHDGLRAGGPRVLDRLLALVRDEV
- a CDS encoding acyl-CoA dehydrogenase family protein: MSTPDAGELRRRTRALLAAHPPATTGRTEFLKARFDAGLAWVHYPVGLGGLAAPRSLQPVVDAELAAAGAPDNDPRRIGIGLGMAAPTILGFGTDEQKERFLRPLWVGEEVWCQLFSEPGAGSDLAALGTRAVRDEEGTWVIDGQKVWTSSAHLARWAILIARTDPEAPKHRGISYFICDMTDPGVEVRPLRQITGEAEFNEVFLTGVRIPDSHRLGAVGEGWKVARTTLMNERVSIGGSRIPREGGMIGPVAATWRERPELRTHDLHQRLLTLWVEAEVARLTGERLRQQLVAGQPGPEGSGMKLAFARLNQEISGLEVELLGDDGLLYGDWTMRRPERVDFTGRDAGYRYLRSKGNSIEGGTSEVLLNIVAERVLGLPAEPRDDKDVAWKDLSR
- a CDS encoding PIG-L deacetylase family protein, with protein sequence MTDQTDQLKPMPEDWQRALAVVAHPDDLEYGCAAAVAGWTDAGREITYLLATRGEAGIDTLEPEKCGPLREQEQRASAAVVGVTDVEFLDHRDGVIEYGIPLRREIAAAIRRHRPELVITLNHRDTWGGVLWNTPDHRAVGRATLDAAADAGNRWIFPELVEQGLQPWDGVRWVAVAGSSSPTHAVDATAGLERSVRSLLAHRTYIEVLTDEEPEAYCRDFLTGYAQEVAPRFGGRPAVPFELFTR
- a CDS encoding rhodanese-like domain-containing protein encodes the protein MTTPVSLSPAQAAARLAEFTVIDVRAPGEYATGHVPGALNIPLDRLDEALPALKSASARGALLVVCASGTRSTRACDVLAAADIEAATLGGGTSAWETAGHGLERPEGARTVWPMERQVRLAAGSLVVAGLLAGLRYPAARWLSAGVGSGLVFSAVTNTCGMAAALSRLPHNRAPRSAADLRTTLDALQG
- a CDS encoding PepSY domain-containing protein, giving the protein MTRDSHAKNTGFLRAHRLRAAGVACVVLSAALLTGCGQDSGSGSTTAQTSEAARAVPEATKTPSPTGSDTASPAQLTEDQKERKELISATKVTYDKAITTAEDAVSGSKVVDIELKSAKDAADDESASPSPSPTGSPSPTGSPSPSGSPSPGAPPQWVATVATKTGTKHKVHIDAVSGKVLSSAEESDQDTADKAKTAKRMTEAKQTPQQAAKAATDKKKGTVTSVDLDENDQNTLVWQTDVVTKDWKKTTFDVDASNGSITHEETDND
- a CDS encoding NADPH:quinone oxidoreductase family protein — protein: MQAWRVHRNGEPSEVMRLEETDRPVPGDGQVVVEVLAAGINFPDALLCRGQYQVRPPLPFTPGVEVCGRTEDGSRVIATPALPHGGLAQYVVADEAALLPAPEALDDAEAAALHIGYQTGWFGLHRRAHLKAGETLLVHAAAGGVGSAAVQLGKAAGAIVIGVVGGPGKAKTAAALGCDLVIDRHTEDIVAAVKEFTGGRGADVVYDPVGGDAYAKSVKCIAFEGRIVVVGFASGTIPTPALNHALVKNYSVLGLHWGLYNTKDPQAVRDCHRELTRLATEGTVKPLISERVPMDRAAAAVQRVADGTSTGRIVVLPSGAAR